From Acetonema longum DSM 6540, the proteins below share one genomic window:
- a CDS encoding tetratricopeptide repeat protein, whose protein sequence is MSSIQGQGKTGFRLVIASVLTVLLLGFILGNPTGQAQAATIAELRQSAAKGDPQAQYQLGHILYLGQGVPRDYKEAAKWFKQSADQGNSAAQTALGFAYMSGNGVEQNPKQAVYWWRKSADQGSMQAQHMLGVSYSSGYVVNKDAAEAVAWWQKSADQGFPAAQYFLGMAYYSGTGVTKDQTLAFTWIRKAADNGYAPAQHRVGIHYYNGIGVAKDPAAAVKWWKQAAGQGNVASLAMVGFAYHFGHGVNQDQAEALKWWRKAADKGDSDAQTMLGVAYYEGQGIAKDQAQAIQWWLKAANQGQMLAQHHLAFAYYRGEGVPQNHAEAVIWWQKAAEKGEPESQTMLGTAYFLGQGTTKDSKKAVMWWTKGAAQGNKVAQYYLGVALSTGDGIVKDEAAAVSYWKKSAEQAYIPAYVGLGQAYYKGQGVAKDYATAIKFYQKAMEKGNAAAQYHLGVAYYEGKGVDKSPKQAVKLWEPIANKGYALAQFALVEIVQDNLSVIDNYALAVVWRQDAAEKGNAQAQYYLGLAYANGWDVRQDRTEAVKWLKKSAQQGNDAAKAALKQLT, encoded by the coding sequence GTGTCTTCCATTCAGGGTCAAGGGAAAACCGGTTTTAGACTGGTCATCGCCAGTGTATTGACCGTACTCCTTCTTGGCTTTATACTAGGCAATCCCACCGGTCAGGCCCAGGCTGCTACCATAGCAGAACTGCGTCAGTCCGCTGCAAAAGGAGACCCCCAAGCTCAATATCAGTTGGGTCATATCCTATATCTCGGACAAGGTGTCCCGCGCGACTATAAAGAAGCTGCAAAATGGTTTAAACAATCAGCCGATCAGGGAAATTCGGCAGCCCAAACGGCGCTGGGATTTGCCTATATGAGTGGCAATGGAGTGGAGCAAAACCCCAAGCAAGCGGTATACTGGTGGAGAAAATCCGCTGATCAGGGAAGTATGCAAGCTCAACATATGTTGGGTGTATCCTATTCTAGCGGGTATGTTGTAAATAAAGATGCTGCTGAGGCAGTGGCTTGGTGGCAAAAGTCCGCAGACCAAGGATTCCCCGCTGCCCAATACTTTCTCGGTATGGCTTACTATAGTGGGACAGGCGTAACAAAAGATCAAACCTTAGCCTTTACCTGGATCCGGAAAGCGGCTGACAATGGATATGCCCCTGCACAGCATAGAGTGGGCATTCACTACTATAACGGCATTGGCGTAGCCAAAGACCCTGCAGCAGCGGTAAAATGGTGGAAGCAAGCTGCCGGGCAAGGCAACGTGGCGTCTCTTGCCATGGTCGGCTTTGCTTATCATTTTGGGCATGGTGTAAATCAAGACCAGGCAGAAGCCCTCAAATGGTGGAGGAAGGCCGCCGACAAAGGAGACTCCGATGCTCAAACCATGCTGGGAGTTGCTTACTATGAAGGACAGGGAATTGCCAAAGACCAGGCACAAGCAATCCAATGGTGGCTAAAAGCTGCCAATCAAGGTCAAATGTTAGCGCAGCATCACTTGGCATTTGCCTATTATCGCGGTGAGGGAGTGCCCCAAAATCATGCCGAAGCCGTAATCTGGTGGCAAAAAGCCGCTGAAAAAGGAGAACCGGAATCGCAAACCATGCTGGGCACTGCCTACTTTCTGGGCCAAGGAACAACCAAGGATAGTAAAAAAGCCGTGATGTGGTGGACAAAAGGCGCAGCTCAAGGCAATAAAGTAGCGCAATACTATCTCGGCGTTGCCCTCTCCACAGGCGACGGAATTGTCAAAGACGAAGCGGCTGCGGTTTCCTATTGGAAAAAATCGGCTGAACAAGCCTATATTCCCGCCTATGTGGGACTGGGACAAGCCTACTATAAAGGCCAGGGCGTTGCTAAAGATTATGCCACTGCGATAAAATTTTATCAAAAGGCAATGGAAAAGGGGAATGCAGCAGCTCAGTATCACCTAGGCGTTGCCTACTATGAAGGCAAGGGCGTCGATAAAAGCCCAAAGCAGGCAGTTAAGCTATGGGAACCCATTGCCAATAAAGGCTATGCCTTGGCGCAATTTGCGTTAGTAGAAATAGTGCAAGACAACCTCAGTGTTATAGACAATTATGCTCTAGCGGTAGTATGGAGACAAGACGCAGCAGAAAAAGGCAATGCTCAAGCCCAATATTACCTGGGCCTGGCTTATGCTAACGGTTGGGATGTACGTCAAGACCGGACGGAGGCTGTTAAATGGCTAAAAAAATCTGCGCAACAAGGCAATGATGCTGCCAAGGCTGCACTGAAGCAACTTACATAA